The Ruania alba genome window below encodes:
- a CDS encoding glycoside hydrolase family 13 protein, translated as MTDAEHRDKAPSTHQGGASLLSGDPNWWRQAVVYQIYPRSFADSNGDGIGDLPGITSRVPYLRDLGVDAVWLSPFYPSALADGGYDVDDYRNVDPRFGTLDDFDEMLAALTEAGIKLIIDIVPNHTSNQHEWFRAALAAPKGSPERDKYLFRDGTGPDGEEPPSDWTSAFGGSAWERVEDGQWYLHRFAVEQPDLNWDNREVREDFLQTLRFWSDRGVAGFRVDVAHMTAKRLPDELPTMEQLRAMPFDGNHPTLDRDEVHEIYAEWREVFNSYDPPRTAVAEAWVPAHRRARYASAEGLGQAFNFDLLQAPFEAEAFRDVIARNLELAAQSGSSTTWVLSNHDLVRHATRYGLPYDPDEFKQGRQWLLSRGTEPVLEADRGLRRARAATMLELALPGSAYLYQGEELGLHEVADIPDHARQDPTFTRKPGRDVGRDGVRVPLPWSLEGPSFGFSDGPPHLPQPSWFAELAASGQAEDAASTLALYREAIALRHRLQSEERLEWLENPPNVLAFARPNGWVCVTNFSAEPVGMPDGEVLLASSTLTTAVPGETTVWLQRCGRHRHETDADWHYS; from the coding sequence GTGACTGACGCCGAACACCGCGACAAGGCACCGAGCACGCACCAGGGCGGGGCGAGCCTCCTCAGCGGCGACCCGAACTGGTGGCGTCAGGCCGTCGTCTACCAGATCTACCCCCGCTCCTTCGCCGACTCGAACGGCGACGGCATCGGCGACCTGCCCGGGATCACCAGCCGCGTGCCCTACCTGCGCGACCTCGGGGTGGACGCCGTCTGGCTCAGCCCGTTCTACCCCTCGGCGCTCGCCGACGGCGGTTACGACGTGGACGACTACCGCAACGTCGATCCGCGCTTCGGCACTCTGGACGACTTCGACGAGATGCTCGCTGCGCTCACCGAGGCCGGCATCAAGCTCATCATCGACATCGTGCCGAACCACACCTCGAACCAGCACGAGTGGTTCCGAGCCGCGCTGGCCGCCCCGAAGGGCTCGCCGGAGCGGGACAAGTACCTCTTCCGGGACGGCACTGGTCCCGACGGCGAGGAGCCGCCGTCCGACTGGACCAGCGCCTTCGGCGGCTCCGCCTGGGAGCGAGTCGAGGACGGTCAGTGGTACCTGCACCGCTTCGCGGTGGAGCAGCCCGATCTGAACTGGGACAACCGTGAGGTCCGGGAGGATTTCCTGCAGACGTTGCGGTTCTGGTCCGACCGCGGGGTGGCGGGCTTCCGGGTTGACGTGGCGCACATGACCGCCAAGCGGTTGCCGGACGAGTTGCCCACGATGGAGCAATTGCGAGCGATGCCCTTCGACGGCAACCACCCCACCCTGGACCGGGACGAGGTGCACGAGATCTACGCCGAGTGGCGTGAGGTATTCAACTCCTACGACCCACCGCGCACCGCCGTGGCCGAAGCCTGGGTGCCGGCACACCGGCGAGCTCGCTATGCCAGTGCTGAGGGTCTGGGCCAGGCATTCAACTTCGACCTGCTGCAGGCACCCTTCGAAGCCGAGGCGTTCCGTGACGTGATCGCCCGCAACCTCGAGCTCGCCGCACAGAGCGGGTCCTCCACCACCTGGGTGCTCTCCAACCATGACCTGGTGCGGCACGCCACCCGCTACGGGCTCCCGTACGATCCGGACGAGTTCAAGCAGGGCCGGCAGTGGCTGCTCAGTCGCGGCACTGAGCCGGTGCTGGAGGCCGACCGAGGGCTGCGCCGGGCACGCGCCGCGACCATGCTCGAGCTCGCATTGCCCGGTTCGGCCTACCTGTACCAGGGTGAGGAGCTCGGTCTGCACGAGGTGGCTGACATTCCCGACCACGCCCGGCAGGACCCGACGTTCACGCGCAAGCCAGGCCGCGACGTGGGGCGGGACGGTGTCCGTGTCCCGCTGCCATGGTCACTTGAGGGCCCATCCTTCGGATTCTCCGACGGTCCGCCGCACCTGCCTCAGCCAAGTTGGTTCGCCGAGCTAGCGGCATCTGGACAGGCCGAGGACGCTGCCTCCACCCTGGCGCTGTACCGGGAGGCGATCGCGCTGCGACACCGGCTGCAGAGCGAGGAGCGGCTGGAGTGGCTGGAAAACCCGCCGAACGTCCTCGCCTTCGCCCGGCCGAACGGCTGGGTATGCGTGACCAACTTCTCCGCTGAACCGGTAGGTATGCCCGACGGCGAGGTCCTGCTGGCGAGCAGCACGCTCACCACCGCCGTCCCAGGCGAGACCACCGTGTGGCTGCAACGATGCGGCCGGCATCGACACGAAACGGACGCCGACTGGCACTACTCGTGA